One Corvus moneduloides isolate bCorMon1 chromosome Z, bCorMon1.pri, whole genome shotgun sequence genomic window carries:
- the ZNF462 gene encoding zinc finger protein 462 isoform X1 has protein sequence MEVLQCDGCDFRAPSYEDLKAHIQDVHTAFLQPTDVSEESPTQPRSGSLNASNQTEVEFSSVKDEFAIADDIAGQNATSQMGTGSYYSQSQTFYGQHMAPNPKPTSKFFQCKFCVRYFRSKNLLIEHTRKVHGAQAGGSSVGPPASSSLNYNIMMHEGFGKVFSCQFCTYKSPRRARIIKHQKMYHKNNLKESSAPSSSAAAAAAVSESSSASVPVQEPCKELPAEVVERSILESMVKPLTKSRGNFCCEWCSYQTPRRERWCDHMMKKHRSMVKILSSLRQQQDGTSAPELQSKSAQSASPNSNYISMNTTGREMSNANVSNFRGSMGNSLIRPNSSTSSKFSSVSYPQIKPKSPHNSGMVNLSDRSRYGIADMTNSSADLETSSMLNDSSSDEELNEMDSENGLNSMDHQTSGMSAEQLMGSDGNKLLETKGIPFRRYMNRFQCPFCPFLTMHRRSISRHIENIHLSGKTAVYKCDECPFTCKSSLKLGAHKQCHTGTTSDWDTMNSQAESIASSLNDSTVSFESGNINGRKSAGMMEPVQPQPQPQPQQPQQQSPQPHSQHPYKCTLCNYSTTTLKGLRVHQQHKHSFCDNLPKYDGPPSNAPQESEADAHPSASTVKKSQTSILGLSSKNNFVAKAPRKVSNDFPLDLSPVKKRTRIDEIASNLQSKINQNKQQEDAVINVEDDEEEEEDNEVEIEVELDREEEQTEPMIEVSSSYAPQQMWGREANDSQKEASFRSMQHDYNSTNGAEIELTLSEDEEDYYSAVSMKDHQSPNASVLGSQSNMYGTDQNNENSEFSDSGRLYYCKHCDFSNKSARSVSTHYQRMHPYIKFSFRYILDPNDHSAVYRCLECYIDYTNFEDLQQHYGEHHPEAMNVLNFDHSDLIYRCRFCSYTSPNVRSLMPHYQRMHPTVKINNAMIFSSYVVEQQEGLNTESQTLREILNSAPKTMATSTPVARGAGVPAGFNKSATKSFSPECENQKEPSVNTVVVYDCDVCSFASPNMHSVLVHYQKKHPEEKASYFRIQKTMRVVSVDRGSALAQMSFELGAPISPKLSNLASQPPPPPPPPPDLSTELYYCKHCSYSNRSVVGVLVHYQKRHPEIKVTAKYIRQAPPTAAMMRAGELPPGMQRPPVSMQQLGRGGSETSVNPPENEMFFCQHCDYGNRTVKGVLIHYQKKHRDFKANADVIRQHTATIRSLCDRSQKKSAGSLPAHTSGTERDKSKLRALKCRQCSYTSPYFYALRKHIKKDHPNLKATVTSILRWAFLDGLIEAGYHCEWCIYSHTEPSGLLVHYQRRHPEHYVDYTYMATKLWAGPDPSPPALVMPTEMKTYKCRDCIFEASSIWDITNHYQAFHPWAMNGDESVLLDIIKEKDSVEKTMPQPDEGGVRMDSEDQMATSQMDQDAECAEDPSLSHEKTVQLASANPAISSTPYQCTVCQSEYNNLHGLLTHYGKKHPGMKVKAADFAQDIDINPGAVYKCRHCPYINTRIHGVLTHYQKRHPSVKVTAEDFVHDVEQSTDIAQNDVEETSRIFKQGYGAYRCKLCPYTHGTLEKLKIHYEKYHNQPEFDVFAQSPPKVSASVEPDMVTEIKASPEIAAEDVGEVSMPAPHFSSSHLVSHTVFRCQLCKYFCSTRKGIARHYRIKHNNVRAQPEGKNNLFKCALCSYTNPIRKGLAAHYQKRHDIDAYYTHCLAASRTVSDKPNKVIIPSPPKDDTPQLSEELRRAVEKKKCSLCSFQSFSKKGIVSHYMKRHPGVFPKKQHASKLGGYFTAVYADEHEKPAPAEERNDFEKPEVEAEAQEIEWLPFRCIKCFKLSFSTAELLCMHYTDHHSKDLKRDFSILGSGTRSQSPVYQCKHCDTKLHSTAELTAHLNGHNEEFQKRAKRQERRKQLLSKQKYADGAFADFKQERAFGHLEDVSKLKERKVVGYKCKFCVEVHPTLRAICNHLRKHVQYGNVSSVSATVKQEAEDPSNTTLMEGFEGAKDPGIVEFTEAEYGASLEDEARPGGYHCSQCDRVLMSMQGLRSHERSHLALAMFTREDKYSCQYCSFVSAFRHNLDRHMQTHHGHHKPFRCKLCPFKSSYNSRLKTHILKAHAGEHAYKCSSCSFSTMTISQLKEHSLKVHGKALTLPRPRIVNLAASHAHHTSKNHTPAEEVEDSNDSSYSEPPDVQQQLNHYQSAALARNNNNISPIPLSGSAAGVEKAEAILNCEFCEFSSGYIQSIRRHYRDKHGGKKLFKCKDCSFYTGFKSAFTMHVEAGHSAVPEEGPKDLRCPLCLYHTKYKRNMIDHIVLHREERVVPIEVCRSKLSKYLKGVVFRCDKCTFTCSSDESLQQHIEKHNELKPYKCQLCYYETKHTEELDAHLRDEHKVSRNFELVGRVNLDQLEQMKGKTESSSSDEEEKEEELSPKAEERDPMMFPDSSAPEKRFPCEFCGRSFTEGSEWERHVLRHGMALNESKHRSGEDSQPKEDVEDTASTLPEEKEGIETMVVDYSHAGETAVSIMAADKPLLDNPEAKSE, from the exons ATGGAGGTCCTGCAGTGTGATGGCTGCGATTTTCGAGCTCCATCTTACGAAGACCTAAAAGCTCACATTCAGGATGTTCACACTGCTTTTCTGCAGCCAACTGATGTCTCTGAGGAGAGTCCTACCCAGCCAAGGTCTGGTTCCCTCAATGCTAGCAACCAGACTGAGGttgaattttcttctgtaaaggATGAATTCGCAATTGCAGATGACATAGCAG GGCAAAATGCAACAAGTCAGATGGGGACTGGAAGTTACTATAGCCAGAGCCAGACTTTCTATGGGCAGCATATGGCTCCAAATCCTAAACCAACCAGCAAGTTTTTCCAGTGCAAGTTCTGTGTGCGTTACTTCCGTTCCAAAAACCTCCTCATAGAGCACACACGGAAGGTTCAtggagcacaggctggggggagCTCAGTGGGGCCACCAGCTTCTAGTTCCCTAAATTACAACATCATGATGCATGAAGGGTTTGGTAAAGTTTTCAGTTGCCAGTTCTGCACCTACAAGTCACCCAGGCGTGCAAGGATTATTAAGCACCAGAAAATGTATCACAAAAACAACCTGAAAGAGAGTTCAGctccttcttcttctgctgctgctgctgctgctgtgtctgaaTCATCGTCTGCTTCTGTGCCAGTGCAGGAACCCTGCAAGGAGCTGCCGGCAGAGGTGGTGGAGCGGAGCATTTTGGAGTCGATGGTCAAGCCCCTGACCAAGTCTAGGGGCAACTTTTGCTGTGAGTGGTGCAGCTACCAGACACCTCGGAGGGAGCGCTGGTGTGACCACATGATGAAGAAGCACCGCAGCATGGTGAAAATACTGTCGagcctgaggcagcagcaggatggaacCAGTGCACCCGAGCTGCAGAGTAAGAGTGCCCAGAGTGCCTCTCCAAACTCGAATTACATCTCCATGAACACAACAGGACGTGAGATGTCGAATGCTAATGTCTCAAACTTCAGGGGATCAATGGGCAATTCTCTTATCAGGCCCAACTCTTCTACATCTTCaaagttttcttctgtgtcttACCCTCAAATAAAGCCTAAGTCACCTCACAACTCGGGCATGGTTAATTTGTCTGACAGATCCCGCTATGGAATTGCTGATATGACGAATTCTTCTGCTGACCTGGAAACAAGCAGTATGCTAAATGACTCCAGCTCAGATGAAGAGCTAAATGAAATGGACAGTGAGAATGGCTTAAACTCCATGGATCACCAGACCTCAGGAatgtctgcagagcagctgatgGGATCTGATGGCAACAAACTATTGGAAACAAAGGGAATTCCCTTTAGAAGATACATGAACAGGTTCCAGTGTCCTTTCTGCCCTTTCCTGACGATGCACCGCCGAAGTATTTCCCGTCACATTGAGAACATCCACCTGTCTGGGAAGACGGCGGTGTACAAGTGTGATGAGTGCCCCTTCACCTGCAAGAGCTCACTGAAGCTTGGTGCCCACAAGCAGTGTCACACAGGAACAACATCTGACTGGGACACCATGAACTCCCAGGCTGAGAGCATTGCCTCGTCCCTGAACGACAGCACAGTGTCTTTTGAGAGTGGGAATATCAACGGCAGGAAGTCAGCTGGGATGATGGAAcctgtgcagccacagcctcagcCGCAGCCgcagcagccgcagcagcaATCACCCCAGCCCCATTCACAGCATCCATACAAGTGCACGTTGTGCAACTATTCCACCACCACTTTGAAAGGCCTCAGAGTTCATCAGCAGCACAAGCATTCGTTCTGTGACAACTTGCCAAAATACGATGGGCCGCCATCGAACGCACCACAGGAGAGCGAGGCAGATGCTCACCCCTCTGCCAGCACGGTGAAGAAGAGCCAGACCTCCATCCTTGGGCTCTCAtctaaaaataactttgttgCAAAAGCTCCTAGGAAGGTCTCAAATGACTTCCCCTTAGATCTCTCTCCCGTCAAAAAGAGAACTAGAATTGATGAAATAGCGAGCAACCTGCAGAGCAAGatcaaccaaaacaaacagcaggagGATGCTGTGATTAATGTGGAGGatgatgaggaagaggaggaggacaatGAGGTAGAGATAGAGGTGGAGTTAGACAGAGAAGAAGAGCAAACTGAACCAATGATAGAGGTTTCCAGTTCTTACGCACCCCAGCAAATGTGGGGCAGAGAGGCTAATGATTCCCAGAAGGAGGCAAGCTTCAGGAGCATGCAGCATGACTACAATTCCACCAACGGGGCAGAGATTGAGCTTACTTTGTCCGAGGATGAGGAGGACTATTACTCTGCTGTCAGCATGAAGGACCATCAGAGCCCTAATGCCTCTGTTCTGGGGAGCCAGTCCAACATGTACGGTACCGACCAGAACAATGAGAATTCGGAGTTCAGTGACTCTGGCAGGCTTTACTATTGTAAACACTGTGATTTCAGCAACAAATCTGCCAGGAGTGTTAGCACCCACTACCAGCGTATGCATCCCTACATAAAATTCAGCTTCAGGTACATCCTGGATCCCAATGATCACAGTGCAGTGTACCGCTGTCTTGAGTGCTACATTGACTACACAAACTTTGAAGACCTGCAGCAGCATTATGGAGAGCATCATCCTGAAGCTATGAATGTACTGAACTTTGATCATTCTGATCTGATCTACCGCTGCCGCTTCTGCTCTTACACAAGCCCAAATGTTAGAAGCCTGATGCCACATTACCAAAGAATGCATCCCACAGTGAAAATTAACAATGCAATGATATTTTCAAGCTATGTTGTTGAGCAGCAAGAAGGGCTGAACACGGAGTCTCAGACACTGAGAGAGATCTTGAATTCTGCTCCAAAAACTATGGCAACCTCCACCCCCGTGGCTCGCGGGGCTGGTGTGCCAGCTGGTTTTAACAAAAGTGCCACCAAGAGCTTCAGTCCTGAATGTGAAAATCAGAAGGAACCTTCAGTCAACACTGTGGTTGTTTATGACTGTGATGTGTGTTCATTTGCAAGCCCTAACATGCACTCAGTTTTGGTGCACTACCAGAAAAAGCACCCCGAAGAGAAAGCCTCATATTTCAGAATCCAGAAGACCATGCGTGTAGTCTCTGTCGACAGGGGCTCTGCCCTCGCTCAAATGTCGTTTGAGCTGGGGGCTCCCATCTCCCCAAAACTGTCCAACTTGGCTTCTCAGCCTCCAcctcccccaccaccacccccagaCCTCTCTACTGAGCTCTACTACTGCAAACACTGTTCCTACAGCAACCGCTCTGTGGTGGGGGTGCTTGTCCACTACCAGAAGAGGCACCCAGAGATCAAGGTCACGGCCAAGTACATCAGGCAGGCCCCCCCGACCGCAGCCATGATGCGGGCAGGGGAGCTGCCACCTGGCATGCAGAGGCCACCGGTGTCCATGCAGCAGCTGGGCCGCGGCGGATCCGAGACCTCCGTGAACCCTCCCGAGAACGAAATGTtcttctgccagcactgtgatTACGGGAACCGGACCGTGAAGGGCGTGCTCATCCACTATCAGAAGAAGCATCGCGACTTCAAAGCCAACGCGGATGTGATCCGGCAACACACGGCCACCATCAGGAGCCTTTGTGACCGCAGCCAGAAGAAGTCAGCTGGCAGCCTGCCTGCCCACACCTCCGGCACCGAGCGGGACAAGTCCAAGCTGAGAGCCCTCAAGTGCAGGCAGTGCAGCTACACGTCCCCGTACTTCTATGCATTGAGGAAGCATATTAAGAAAGACCACCCGAATCTGAAGGCCACGGTCACATCCATACTGAGGTGGGCGTTTCTGGATGGCTTGATAGAAGCTGGTTATCACTGTGAATGGTGCATTTATTCACACACTGAGCCAAGTGGCTTGCTTGTGCATTACCAAAGGAGACATCCCGAGCATTATGTTGATTATACCTACATGGCAACCAAACTCTGGGCAGGTCCtgatccttcccctcctgccctaGTGATGCCAACAGAGATGAAGACCTATAAATGCAGAGACTGCATTTTTGAAGCATCTTCTATTTGGGATATTACTAATCACTACCAAGCATTTCACCCTTGGGCCATGAATGGAGATGAGTCTGTGTTGCTAGATATCATTAAGGAGAAAGATTCTGTTGAGAAAACCATGCCACAGCCTGATGAAGGTGGGGTCAGAATGGATTCTGAAGACCAGATGGCAACATCACAGATGGATCAGGATGCCGAGTGTGCAGAGGatcccagcctttcccatgAAAAAACTGTCCAGCTGGCTTCTGCAAATCCTGCCATCTCCTCCACTCCGTATCAGTGCACAGTGTGCCAGTCTGAGTACAACAACCTGCATGGCCTCCTGACACATTATGGCAAAAAGCATCCTGGCATGAAAGTGAAAGCAGCAGACTTTGCTCAGGACATAGACATTAACCCAGGGGCTGTCTATAAGTGCAGACACTGCCCATACATTAACACACGTATTCATGGCGTCCTCACACACTACCAGAAGCGGCACCCATCAGTAAAAGTCACTGCTGAAGACTTCGTGCATGACGTGGAGCAGTCGACTGATATTGCTCAGAACGATGTGGAAGAGACAAGCAGGATTTTCAAGCAAGGCTATGGTGCTTACCGGTGCAAACTCTGCCCTTACACCCACGGAACCCTTGAGAAGCTGAAAATCCACTACGAGAAGTACCACAATCAACCTGAATTTGATGTTTTTGCCCAGTCGCCACCAAAGGTGTCTGCCTCAGTGGAGCCAGACATGGTGACTGAAATCAAGGCCTCCCCAGAAATTGCTGCTGAGGATGTTGGAGAGGTCTCCATGCCAGCGCCTCATTTCTCCAGTTCTCACTTAGTGTCTCACACAGTTTTCCGGTGTCAGCTCTGCAAATATTTCTGCTCCACCCGGAAGGGGATAGCCAGGCACTACCGCATCAAACATAACAATGTCCGGGCACAGCCAGAGGGCAAGAACAACCTCTTCAAGTGTGCTCTATGTTCCTACACCAACCCCATCCGCAAAGGGCTTGCAGCACACTACCAGAAAAGACATGACATTGATGCTTACTACACTCACTGCCTGGCAGCCTCCAGGACGGTAAGCGACAAACCCAATAAAGTGATCATTCCATCTCCTCCCAAGGATGACACTCCTCAGCTAAGTGAGGAGCTGAGGAGGGCTGTAGAGAAGAAGAAGTGCTCGCTCTGCTCCTTCCAGTCCTTCAGCAAGAAGGGCATCGTTTCCCACTACATGAAGCGTCACCCTGGTGTCTTCCCTAAGAAACAGCACGCCAGCAAGCTGGGGGGATACTTCACTGCCGTGTACGCTGATGAGCATGAAAAACCAGCTCCAGCCGAGGAGAGGAACGACTTCGAAAAGCCTGAGGTGGAGGCTGAGGCTCAGGAAATCGAGTGGCTTCCCTTCAGGTGCATTAAATGTTTCAAGCTGTCCTTCAGCacggcagagctgctgtgcatgCATTACACTGACCACCACAGCAAGGATTTGAAGAGGGACTTTTCCATACTTGGAAGCGGCACCCGCTCTCAGAGCCCTGTCTACCAGTGCAAGCACTGTGATACAAAACTGCATAGCACGGCAGAGCTGACTGCACACTTGAATGGTCACAATGAGGAATTCCAGAAGCGTGCTAAACGtcaggagaggaggaagcagctttTGAGCAAGCAGAAATATGCAGATGGTGCTTTTGCAGATTTCAAACAAGAGAGG GCTTTTGGACACTTGGAAGACGTTTCAAAACTCAAGGAGAGGAAGGTGGTTGGCTACAAATGCAAATTTTGCGTGGAAGTCCATCCAACACTTCGAGCCATCTGTAATCACCTCCGCAAGCATGTCCAATACGGGAATGTCTCTTCTGTGTCAGCCACAGTAAAG CAGGAAGCTGAAGATCCTTCAAACACAACTTTGATGGAGGGTTTTGAGGGAGCCAAAGACCCTGGCATTGTGGAATTTACAGAAGCTGAATATGGAGCATCCCTGGAAGATGAAGCCAGGCCTGGGGGCTACCACTGCAGCCAGTGTGACCGGGTTTTGATGTCTATGCAGGGTCTGCGATCCCACGAGAGGAGTCACTTGGCTCTGGCCATGTTTACCCGGGAAGACAAGTACAGCTGCCAGTATTGCTCCTTTGTCTCTGCTTTCAGGCACAA CCTGGACCGCCACATGCAGACCCACCATGGACACCACAAGCCGTTCCGCTGCAAACTGTGCCCCTTCAAGTCCTCCTACAACAGCCGCCTGAAAACCCATATCCTCAAGGCTCACGCTG GTGAACATGCCTACAAATGTTCCTCCTGCTCATTTTCCACCATGACAATCAGCCAGCTGAAAGAGCACTCCTTGAAAGTGCATGGGAAAGCACTGACACTACCAAGACCCCGCATTGTCAACCTTGCAGCCTCACACGCCCACCACACCTCCAAGAACCACACTCCTGCTGAAGAAGTGGAGGACTCTAATG ACTCTTCGTACTCGGAGCCTCCTGATGTTCAGCAGCAGTTGAACCACTACCAGTCAGCAGCTTTGGCcaggaacaacaacaacatcaGCCCAATCCCACTTTCAGGGAGTGCTGCGGGagtggaaaaagcagaagccaTCCTTAACTGTGAATTTTGCGAATTCTCTTCGGGTTACATACAGAGCATCCGGCGCCACTACCGCGACAAGCACGGAGGGAAAAAGCTCTTCAAGTGCAAAGATTGCTCCTTTTATACAGGCTTTAA ATCTGCTTTTACTATGCACGTGGAAGCCGGGCATTCGGCAGTCCCTGAGGAAGGACCCAAAGACCTTCGCTGCCCTCTCTGTCTCTATCACACCAAATACAAACGCAATATGATTGACCACATAGTTCTGCACAGAG AGGAGAGGGTTGTTCCCATTGAAGTCTGCCGTTCCAAGCTGTCCAAGTACCTGAAGGGAGTTGTTTTCCGCTGTGACAAGTGTACCTTCACCTGCTCCAGTGACGAGAGCTTGCAGCAGCACATAGAGAAGCACAATGAACTGAAACCTTACAAATGCCAACTCTGCTACTATGAGACCAAACACACAGAGGAGCTGGACGCTCACCTTCGAGATGAGCACAAG GTGAGTCGTAATTTTGAGCTGGTTGGACGGGTTAACTTGGACCAGTTGGAacaaatgaaagggaaaacagagagCTCTAGCagtgatgaagaagaaaaagaagaagagttAAGCCCCAAGGCTGAAGAGAGAG ATCCCATGATGTTTCCTGACAGCAGCGCTCCAGAGAAACGCTTCCCGTGCGAGTTCTGCGGCCGATCATTTACAGAGGGCTCTGAGTGGGAGCGGCACGTGCTGAGACACGGCAT